The proteins below come from a single Biomphalaria glabrata chromosome 10, xgBioGlab47.1, whole genome shotgun sequence genomic window:
- the LOC129928776 gene encoding adhesive plaque matrix protein-like → MLDSPVLFPAMPYSQSCLIPCHALLSVLSYSLPCPTLSPVLFPAMPYSQSCLIPCHALLSVLSYSLPCPTLSPVLFPSMSYPQSCLIPIHVLPSVLSYSLPCPTLSPILFPAMSYPQYYPQSCLIPCHVLPSVLSYSQPCLTFSPVLFPTMSYPQSCLIPCHVLPSVLSYSQPCPTLSITLSPILFPAMSYHQYYSQSYLIPSHVLPSVLSYSLPCLTFSPVLFPAMSYPQSYLIPSHVLPLVLPSVLSYSQPCPTLSITLSPVLFPAMSYPQSYLIPSHVLPSVLSYSQSCLTFSPVLFPTMSCLQSCLIPCHVLPSVLSYSQPCPTLSPVLFPAMSYPQSYLVPSHVLPSVLSYS, encoded by the coding sequence atgctcgACAGTCCTGTCTTATTCCCTGCCATGCCCTACTCTCAGTCCTGTCTTATTCCCTGCCATGCCCTACTCTCAGTCCTGTCTTATTCCCTGCCATGCCCTACTCTCAGTCCTGTCTTATTCCCTGCCATGCCCTACTCTCAGTCCTGTCTTATTCCCTGCCATGCCCTACTCTCAGTCCTGTCTTATTCCCTGCCATGTCCTACCCTCAGTCCTGTCTTATTCCCATCCATGTCCTACCCTCAGTCCTGTCTTATTCCCATCCATGTCTTACCTTCAGTCCTGTCTTATTCCCTGCCATGTCCTACCCTCAGTCCTATCTTATTCCCAGCCATGTCCTACCCTCAGTATTACCCTCAGTCCTGTCTTATTCCCTGCCATGTCCTACCCTCAGTCCTGTCTTATTCCCAGCCATGTCTTACCTTCAGTCCTGTCTTATTCCCTACCATGTCCTACCCTCAGTCCTGTCTTATTCCCTGCCATGTCCTACCCTCAGTCCTATCTTATTCCCAGCCATGTCCTACCCTCAGTATTACCCTCAGTCCTATCTTATTCCCAGCCATGTCCTACCATCAGTATTACTCTCAGTCCTATCTTATTCCCAGCCATGTCCTACCTTCAGTCCTGTCTTATTCCCTGCCATGTCTTACCTTCAGTCCTGTCTTATTCCCTGCCATGTCCTACCCTCAGTCCTATCTTATTCCCAGCCATGTCCTACCCTTAGTATTACCCTCAGTCCTGTCTTATTCCCAGCCATGTCCTACCCTCAGTATTACCCTCAGTCCTGTCTTATTCCCTGCCATGTCCTACCCTCAGTCCTATCTTATTCCCAGCCATGTCCTACCCTCAGTCCTATCTTATTCCCAGTCATGTCTTACCTTCAGTCCTGTCTTATTCCCTACCATGTCTTGCCTTCAGTCCTGTCTTATTCCCTGCCATGTCCTACCCTCAGTCCTATCTTATTCCCAGCCATGTCCTACCCTCAGTCCTGTCTTATTCCCTGCCATGTCCTACCCTCAGTCCTATCTTGTTCCCAGCCATGTCCTACCCTCAGTCCTGTCTTATTCCTAG
- the LOC106070001 gene encoding small heat shock protein p36-like has protein sequence MATRIPINKDSYNFEERQKKIWEDMERDMERRRREWEEEIDKMRKEFFHLHPQNSEFGLDRPSSRLTANSTPYLTEKEDGKPLIEKDDQGNPVFKVQFNMKGYKPEEVNVKMDSTKIMVCAKHEEKGSGSTVSREYNREVNIPCDVNPLSLQCSLNPDGALVIHAPIPAPTYNAVKDSSALSSTPPGRLLGHQTSSSTPPGRSISHQTSSSLPVCDPITSFQQSSSLQHQQHTAPISKPSYSASSSIKPSYTTSSSVFEENSSHPDHIVPSFKPPPDLSRLDKLDSPPPRISSHLNTLPSSNLQSSIFSRSSPFSTISSSFPSGSVFPEPASQVQLNTPIVTSHDGNFQLTLAINEFKPEELTVKTQDGKILICARREVMTGNRAQTIEMTREHSLPDNVDPLTVKAFFTETNNLIIEAPFLKG, from the exons ATGGCCACAAGAATTCCCATCAACAAAGATTCTTACAATTTTGAAGAGCGTCAAAAGAAAATCTGGGAAGACATGGAAAGAGACATGGAGCGGAGAAGAAG GGAATGGGAGGAAGAAATAGATAAAATGAGGAAAGAGTTCTTTCATCTTCATCCACAAAATTCTGAATTTGGTTTGGATAGACCTTCATCTAGACTCACAGCTAACAGCACTCCTTACCTGACTGAGAAAGAAGATGGGAAACCTCTCATAGAGAAAGATGACCAAGGAAATCCTGTCTTCAAG GTTCAATTCAACATGAAAGGTTATAAACCAGAGGAGGTAAATGTGAAAATGGACTCCACAAAGATTATGGTCTGTGCCAAGCATGAAGAGAAGGGCAGTGGTTCCACTGTAAGTAGAGAGTATAACAGAGAAGTCAATATTCCCTGTGATGTCAATCCACTTTCTCTGCAGTGTTCCTTGAACCCAGATGGCGCACTTGTAATACATGCTCCAATTCCAGCCCCAACATACAATGCAGTCAAGGATTCATCAGCTTTATCCAGCACTCCTCCAGGAAGATTGTTAGGTCACCAGACATCTTCTAGCACTCCACCAGGAAGGTCCATAAGTCACCAAACATCCTCAAGTTTGCCAGTGTGTGACCCAATAACCTCATTTCAACAGTCTTCTAGCCTGCAACATCAGCAGCACACTGCTCCTATCAGTAAACCATCCTACTCTGCCTCATCCAGCATTAAACCATCTTACACAACATCATCTTCTGTTTTTGAAGAGAACTCAAGCCACCCTGATCACATTGTTCCATCCTTCAAACCTCCTCCAGATTTAAGTCGGCTGGACAAACTTGACAGCCCGCCTCCTCGTATTTCTAGCCATCTCAACACCTTACCATCTTCTAATTTACAGTCATCAATTTTCTCAAGGTCTTCTCCGTTCAGTACAATCAGTTCAAGCTTCCCATCAGGCTCAGTCTTCCCTGAACCAGCCAGTCAGGTCCAGCTGAATACCCCCATTGTCACATCTCACGATGGAAATTTTCAACTCACACTAGCCATCAATGAATTCAAACCAGAAGAGTTGACAGTGAAAACTCAAGATGGAAAAATCCTTATTTGTGCTCGCAGAGAAGTTATGACAGGAAACAGAGCTCAGACCATTGAAATGACACGAGAACACAGCCTGCCAGACAATGTTGACCCTTTAACTGTCAAGGCTTTCTTCACAGAGACCAATAACCTTATTATTGAAGCTCCATTTTTGAAAGGCTAA